The sequence CGTTGAATACATGTGGATGCCTGCCGTAGATAGATTGTTGTTTGGCGGTACATTACCAACCACTACTCTGCAAAACTGGTGGTGGATGGGCCAAACTAACTGGTATGACTTCTTATTTTACTTACCGTATATGCTACATTTTGTATTACCTATAGCACTTGCTGTATATGTTTGGAAACGTATACCAAGCAAATATTGGCAATTAGTTTTGTCTTATGTACTTGTTTCATTTATCGGCTTTTTCGTATTCTTGGGTTTTCCGGCTGCTCCACCATGGATGGCAAGTGACCTAGGTTACATAGAACCAATTCATAGAATATCTAGCGACGTGTGGTGGAGCTTAGGTGTCAAAGATTTCCCATCATTTTATAATGAAATTTCACCAAACCCAGTTGCCGCTGTGCCATCACTCCATGCCGCCTATGCAACATTATTTGCATTGTTCATAACGTACCTATTTAAAAGTAAGTGGCGATTTATTAGTTGGATATACCCCGCGCTTATATATATAGGTACTGTGTACTTGGGTGAACATTATTT is a genomic window of Candidatus Nomurabacteria bacterium containing:
- a CDS encoding inositol phosphorylceramide synthase, which encodes MRQKAFQIIGVIGVIISVVIFIKNPSFLTPDKLLVFLVFVFMIFKQAIEMLKRFLPFVAILLVYESFRGIADGLNSRVEYMWMPAVDRLLFGGTLPTTTLQNWWWMGQTNWYDFLFYLPYMLHFVLPIALAVYVWKRIPSKYWQLVLSYVLVSFIGFFVFLGFPAAPPWMASDLGYIEPIHRISSDVWWSLGVKDFPSFYNEISPNPVAAVPSLHAAYATLFALFITYLFKSKWRFISWIYPALIYIGTVYLGEHYFIDELLGAMLAIAVFYATPHIAKILQHAAKKLQNMYRLRTPNKQRMGYFVLF